Sequence from the Melitaea cinxia chromosome 18, ilMelCinx1.1, whole genome shotgun sequence genome:
CTATGTTGTAACAAGTATTCTTTAATATATTCTTCATTTTAACAGTATTTTATAGATGCTAAGACTGACAAGATTAAGTATTCATGCATTAAgtattaaatactattaatattttaatcattggcaatattatgtttatttgtcatcaaatattaatttcgaTTACAATAATTGGgattaataattttcacattATGTTATCCAAGATATTAACCCACAgacattattataacaaaatttttatatataaaaccaaGGTAAATAATAAAGTCTTGTTAAACTTcttcaaattgttttaatttctatttgtaTTACATTATTTCTACATGTGTGTTTgctcttatatattataataaaaattaataaaagataaataactgtttttacttatattaagaCCTAGGCAATTTATACATTCCGGCTTGTAAAACAAGCTGATGGGTACGGACTTTTATGTCTAGAAATTGTCTCAATTCTTGAAGGCTGCATTCGGTGCCAGGAGCTTGGGAggcaaacatttttaacatttgaTGTATTCGCTCTAAAGACAAAGAGTCCAAATTAGTTAACATCCCAACAATATATGACCAGAAAACTTGTAATTCATCTTCTCTTTGGTCATGTGCAGATGCCATTACACTCTCTGATTCCTCATCTTCACATATCATCTCTTGGACTTGGTTGACAGCAACATTAGATTTATTTACATCTGTTCCATCAATAAGTACATAGAAATCGCTACTTTTCTCTGCAATAATGCCTAGAGACTGccaaaatgttatttttcttcttaatataGTTATGGGCACTTTCATAATTTGATGCAATTCATCTAGTGACCATTCgggtttattttgaaaatacattATCAATGTTGCATTGAATGGAGAAACagttaaatctaattttttttcacctatttcaatttcaatatttacaTTACCTAAATGTGGTTTCCAACTTAATGTTCTGTTACCCTTCAATGCCTCATATGCCTTTGTGTAAGCATCAAagtgttgttttatttcctCCGGTAACTCTAAACTTTCATCTTTGAATGGTGGCCAGAATTGTGCCGATAAAATCATAGCATTTGAAGTAAAATTGTCACTCAAACCCTCAAAGTTCTTATCCTGTTGTATAAGTGCATTAATCCTTTTTGAATCTGACACGTCTTTAAGCATCACTTCACAAAAATGTAGCTGTGACTCCCCAAATCTTAGTTTTAATAGTTCCAAATACCTTATCTCTTTTTCTGTGTTAATAACGCTCTGAGCCAGTAATCTATCAGCTAGAAGTGTCCTGTATTCATTAACAAACAATTCCTTGCTGCCATACACATTAACAAGCATAGATATGATGTCGTTTGCTTTTCTATCATTAGGGCTTACTTTGGGATCTGCGTCTACAGGATCGGGAACCCACTCATCCCACGCTTcttctttttcattttcatcatcattttcTGTAGCATACTTAGCTAATTCTTCAGCTAATTCACTACCAGCACCATCTTCTGTCAAACTACTAACTACACTACGCACTGTGTCTTCTCGATTTCTTAAATAGCTTCGAACTGGCTTTGTAACTGCTTCAAGAATGACTCCAGATGGCTCCAAATGTCTTAGAGTTCTAATTGTAGAAATATATGCTGTTAGAATATCAGGAGTGTTTACACCGGGATGTAATAATCTTGTCTCCAATGCACCTTGCAACTTTTTACATAAGGTAGGACGCAAATCAGTCTTATCTAAACACAACTTAAGGTCATCTACCGCTGGTTGGGAGTCTGGGTATTctatgataatattaaataactggTCTATTCTCAATTTTGTATAGctgtgatataaataataacataatttttgtttgaattttgaaATAGCATTCATAACATGCTTATCATCGGAAGGTGGCTTTGAGGAACCTGCACAGTATATCCGAGTCAACCACGACATTACAGTTGTGTCTAGCCAGTTTTCCAGGAATCCAATGTGTGATACATCAAAAGTGCCAGAACAATGTTTTTGTATGTGTGTTTCAATTCTCATCtgtataaaatttgttaaaaccTGTCCTGCCAATCTCTCGAGAAGCTGAAGTTCCATAAGTTTCCGATTTGTGTCATGGAAAACCTTCACAATGTAAGCACAATTACAATCGGAATATTCATTCCAGCAACCAGAACACATTACATCTTCACTCATGTCTGAATTCTCATACTCATTATCAAACACATTAAAAGatactttataaaaatgatttattatgaCATGAAAGTCTAAAGGAAGTTGAGATAGTAGAGTAGCTCTTAGAAGTTGTTTAAACCCCGAGGTTACATCCCTTTCACCATATATCAGCTTATTATCACAACAACTATTACACAGGATTGTAAGGTTTGACAGCATAGGTAATAAGTTTGATGCTGACTCGTAAAGATCGTTTACTGCTGACTTGAATAACTGGAATCCTTTGACTTCTGTTTCAGCTTTTATGAATTTTGCCCAAAAAGAAGGTGCTACGTGTTGTCGGAGATACTTTTCAATATGAACGAAAACTAAGTctcgtatttttatttgaatcccTAAACCAATGATAATTTGTTGAATTTCTTCATATTCAACAGCAGTGCACTCGGTAAATAGCGTATCATTTAGAATCGGAAaagcataattaattttattccaaTAAGCTTTTAATTCATCACTTTTCGATGTCatctttagttttatatttttttaatttttaataatttacaatttttaacaagTCTTAAATAGTATTCCACGGTATAGTTTCGTTTATTATCAAAGagtattaagtttattattttcgcattttcaaattttgtattttcacTAGGCATGCCGATCAAATGCCGATCTGAAAATTCTGAAATCGATGAATCGAAGAATTGATTTCTCGGACCacaaaaatcgatttttaatcgATATATCGTACTGAATCGATTCAGGGAATCGATATTTCATCCTTGaatttattttggtaaaaaccataaaattatttacaattagctGAATGTTCTCGTATGGTAGCCGGGTAAAGggttaattattcaaaaactcGCGAAATAGTATTCTTTGTATCCACTTTTCAGTTCATTCACGATCTACTCTTCATATTTTCTCTTTCTATTTGCTATCACTCACTCATCTCTTTTTCTATACACCCTCATCTTTTATGACAATGTTCtcttaaatcataataataataaaagacaaataccaaacaaaaatctatttataaaacagaattattaaaCCAATGATTGATTTCAGTCGGCTCTTTAACAAACCAAACACAAATCCTGTTTCACACACAAACTTACATTCTTTCTGTACCCGATCGGTTGTTGTATCTGTATTGTATATGGAGTCAGTGTTTTTAATagcattattatttctaattcttGTAAGTATTTATAACCGGCCTCAGTACTGTTTGGTTTGATGAGTTTGTGttcgagaattttgtatatctgTAGATGAaggaaagaaataaattaacctcaagtaatgtttgttatgtgttcctatggtgagtaaggctAGCAACGCTCTTGTAATTCTAATGTTGCAAGCTTTCATAGGCTATGATAACTTAACTTATCATCAGGACCATAAACCTATGTAGtatttacaaaattagaaatactaaaccatactaatagtataaatagaaaaaaaattatttatgtcggCACCTGTGCTGTCGTAGGTAATTAGCAAGAGACTCTttggataattaatttgtgcaaacgaattacatgttacatataatattatgatcTATAATTGACTAGGCAGGGcggacaactcgagcagtgaaggtgagtgTTATACGCATCTCAAAAGGGGCCTCCTTAAGCCTACACCTAGGTTGGAAGTCCTAGAAACTGCTTTAAGTTTCTctctctgccacacgatggatcCAGCACCCAcacggtgaatccatcgaatgctaagaagttagtctcccCTCactaactaataactatctcgTGATACCTTACATTGTTGTTAACCAGCGTAACCCCATTCCTACATATATTTTAGCTAGATAACAACTGgacagatattaaaaataatttcaccaagaaaatcctttttttttttgtatcgcaggggaacccatttacgtgtgatatccaggacgcccgggtaggcagtcctagaccgtatgttggcttcagcacttgggggtgcaataacGACAAAACCcatgcgggagccttcagccgctttaattggagggtcctgGATCTGTAGGAAACAGGATCCTTACAACGACAGGCTGGTCTCGGcaaaaaggccagacttctcctccatggggacttaccggctcacctctgagcaatcccgacgacgccatgtctagcaggagcGGGTTCCCATCCcagcccgacatgggcacaggggcgttactggaggcgtaGCGCCttctacgcacccccgttcgtcacCTACGGAGGGAGGCCTTGTTGGCAGCCTCCTTTTTCACCCGCTcatcattctccttctgggacattactgtctcgcagaagaaGACCATCGCTTTCCTGGACTCGTCATGGCCGAGCATcacggtgatgacgctcggcagcgACAAATCTCATCTAAGGAGGAGGAGAAGAAGGGGAAGGATAAGGATGAGAAg
This genomic interval carries:
- the LOC123662079 gene encoding anaphase-promoting complex subunit 2 is translated as MTSKSDELKAYWNKINYAFPILNDTLFTECTAVEYEEIQQIIIGLGIQIKIRDLVFVHIEKYLRQHVAPSFWAKFIKAETEVKGFQLFKSAVNDLYESASNLLPMLSNLTILCNSCCDNKLIYGERDVTSGFKQLLRATLLSQLPLDFHVIINHFYKVSFNVFDNEYENSDMSEDVMCSGCWNEYSDCNCAYIVKVFHDTNRKLMELQLLERLAGQVLTNFIQMRIETHIQKHCSGTFDVSHIGFLENWLDTTVMSWLTRIYCAGSSKPPSDDKHVMNAISKFKQKLCYYLYHSYTKLRIDQLFNIIIEYPDSQPAVDDLKLCLDKTDLRPTLCKKLQGALETRLLHPGVNTPDILTAYISTIRTLRHLEPSGVILEAVTKPVRSYLRNREDTVRSVVSSLTEDGAGSELAEELAKYATENDDENEKEEAWDEWVPDPVDADPKVSPNDRKANDIISMLVNVYGSKELFVNEYRTLLADRLLAQSVINTEKEIRYLELLKLRFGESQLHFCEVMLKDVSDSKRINALIQQDKNFEGLSDNFTSNAMILSAQFWPPFKDESLELPEEIKQHFDAYTKAYEALKGNRTLSWKPHLGNVNIEIEIGEKKLDLTVSPFNATLIMYFQNKPEWSLDELHQIMKVPITILRRKITFWQSLGIIAEKSSDFYVLIDGTDVNKSNVAVNQVQEMICEDEESESVMASAHDQREDELQVFWSYIVGMLTNLDSLSLERIHQMLKMFASQAPGTECSLQELRQFLDIKVRTHQLVLQAGMYKLPRS